The following proteins are co-located in the Roseiconus lacunae genome:
- the ruvA gene encoding Holliday junction branch migration protein RuvA has protein sequence MIINISGKLAFVGEASIAIESAPFQYEVLVGDYTRRQLQTKVGQTIQLHTLDYIEGNAQGGGRLTPRLVGFMTEPERQFFDLFCSVDGVGVKKALRAMVRPVKELAVMIEQQDAKSLSALPGVGPATSERIIAKLRRKMPRFALMVDQTSPAGEVDAGANAVASETFDALVTLGHSEADARQLIDEALASKKKFKDTESLLTAIYQRSV, from the coding sequence ATGATCATTAATATTTCTGGAAAGCTGGCCTTCGTCGGCGAAGCGTCAATCGCGATCGAGTCCGCGCCGTTTCAATACGAAGTCTTGGTCGGTGATTACACCCGACGACAATTGCAAACCAAAGTCGGTCAGACGATCCAGCTTCATACGCTCGATTACATCGAAGGCAACGCACAAGGTGGCGGTCGGCTGACGCCACGTTTGGTCGGATTCATGACCGAGCCGGAGCGACAGTTCTTTGATCTGTTTTGCAGTGTCGATGGTGTCGGCGTAAAGAAGGCACTACGCGCGATGGTGCGTCCCGTCAAAGAACTTGCGGTCATGATCGAACAGCAAGACGCGAAGTCGCTTTCCGCCCTACCCGGCGTCGGCCCGGCGACAAGCGAACGGATCATCGCGAAGCTGCGGCGGAAAATGCCACGGTTTGCCCTAATGGTCGATCAGACATCGCCTGCCGGAGAAGTCGATGCGGGGGCCAACGCAGTCGCCAGTGAGACATTTGACGCGTTGGTGACACTCGGGCACAGCGAAGCCGATGCCCGGCAATTAATCGACGAAGCCTTGGCCAGTAAAAAGAAGTTCAAGGATACCGAGTCCTTGTTGACGGCGATCTACCAACGGTCTGTCTGA
- the ruvC gene encoding crossover junction endodeoxyribonuclease RuvC: protein MGIDPGLNTTGYGVIRAVGSDLCLIEAGIVRSKQRDSLENRIKEIHEGVAEVIEQHEPSYLALEQLFSHYSRPKTAILMGHARGVICLAAAAAGIEVKSFEPTKVKKVMTGNGHAPKHQMQQAVRLQLGLQSVPEPADVADALAIAICSYHLSFNPLAIGS from the coding sequence CTGGGAATTGATCCGGGCTTGAACACCACCGGTTACGGCGTCATTCGAGCGGTCGGCAGCGACCTGTGTTTGATCGAAGCGGGGATCGTTCGTAGTAAGCAAAGGGATTCGCTCGAGAATCGAATCAAAGAAATTCACGAAGGCGTCGCGGAAGTGATCGAGCAGCACGAGCCCAGTTATCTGGCTCTCGAGCAACTGTTCTCACATTACTCTCGCCCCAAAACCGCAATCTTGATGGGCCATGCCCGGGGCGTCATCTGTTTGGCAGCCGCTGCCGCCGGGATCGAAGTGAAAAGCTTTGAACCCACCAAGGTCAAAAAGGTCATGACCGGCAATGGGCATGCGCCCAAACATCAAATGCAACAAGCCGTACGGCTGCAGCTCGGCTTGCAATCGGTCCCCGAACCTGCCGACGTTGCCGATGCCTTGGCCATCGCCATTTGCAGTTATCACCTCAGTTTCAATCCGCTTGCCATCGGCAGCTAA
- a CDS encoding acyltransferase, producing the protein MRFVRLLIKAAVIFLPWPLRRRILIATFGYQIHPSARIRLSWVYPRMLVMGAHSKIGPFVVAVNLDLVTLGHHSSIGRRNWITGFPTGTSSPHFADQLDRRSELIVGDHSAITKNHHLDCTSSIVIGNFVTIAGYHSQLLTHSVDIAACRQASSPITIGDYSFVGTKTVILGGASLPAYSVLGASSLLNKAFDQTYQLYAGVPANAVKPLPEDSKYFTRDVGFIV; encoded by the coding sequence ATGCGTTTTGTGCGACTGCTGATCAAGGCGGCGGTGATTTTTTTGCCCTGGCCGCTACGAAGACGAATCCTGATAGCGACGTTCGGTTATCAGATCCACCCTTCGGCGCGGATCCGTTTGTCGTGGGTATACCCGCGGATGCTTGTGATGGGAGCGCATTCCAAGATTGGCCCGTTTGTCGTCGCGGTCAATTTGGATTTAGTCACGCTCGGCCACCACTCGTCGATCGGGCGTCGAAATTGGATCACGGGCTTTCCGACCGGAACGTCGAGTCCCCACTTCGCGGATCAACTCGACCGACGAAGCGAATTGATCGTTGGAGATCATTCGGCAATCACTAAGAATCACCATCTCGATTGCACCAGTTCAATTGTGATCGGAAATTTTGTCACGATCGCGGGCTATCACTCGCAGTTGCTCACTCATTCGGTCGACATCGCCGCTTGCCGGCAAGCGAGTTCTCCGATCACGATCGGTGACTACAGCTTTGTTGGCACCAAAACCGTGATCCTTGGCGGCGCTAGCCTCCCGGCATACTCCGTCCTGGGTGCTAGTTCGCTGCTGAACAAAGCGTTCGATCAAACTTATCAGTTGTATGCCGGTGTCCCAGCGAACGCCGTCAAACCGCTTCCCGAAGATTCAAAATACTTTACAAGAGATGTCGGTTTCATTGTCTGA
- a CDS encoding WcaF family extracellular polysaccharide biosynthesis acetyltransferase, with protein MLASESKVRLDQFDAQQGLDRGASRLTEMAWYLVKCMLFLSPLPWPGSWKCKLLRLFGAKIGRGVVIKPRVNIHFPWKLTLGDHSWIGEEVFILNFEPIEIGDHACVSQRAFLCGGNHDFRDPTFAYRNAPIKIGKGVWIGAQSFVGPGVTVDDYSVVVAGSIVSTNLPSASICRGNPCQPIKPRWPSTSGGE; from the coding sequence ATGCTGGCAAGTGAATCCAAAGTTCGGCTCGATCAATTCGATGCCCAACAAGGTCTTGATCGTGGGGCATCACGATTGACCGAAATGGCTTGGTACTTGGTCAAATGCATGCTGTTCTTGAGCCCTTTGCCATGGCCAGGATCATGGAAGTGCAAGCTACTTCGCCTGTTCGGTGCGAAGATTGGACGTGGGGTGGTGATCAAGCCACGCGTCAATATTCACTTCCCCTGGAAGCTTACACTTGGCGATCACAGTTGGATCGGTGAAGAAGTGTTCATCCTCAACTTCGAACCGATCGAAATCGGAGACCATGCTTGTGTCTCGCAGCGGGCATTTCTTTGCGGTGGGAACCATGATTTTCGCGATCCAACGTTTGCGTATCGCAACGCACCAATCAAGATTGGGAAAGGTGTGTGGATCGGAGCCCAATCATTTGTCGGCCCGGGTGTCACGGTTGACGATTACTCTGTCGTGGTCGCGGGAAGCATTGTGTCGACGAATCTTCCCTCGGCGTCGATTTGCAGGGGGAACCCGTGCCAACCGATTAAACCGCGTTGGCCATCGACTTCAGGCGGCGAATAA
- a CDS encoding glycosyltransferase WbuB, with product MNILLYGLNYSPEEIGIGKYSGEMVQFLADQGHHVTVVTTPPYYPDWKVGKGYKAWAYKSDISNNRSGGEASGTITVIRCPIWVPKQVNGLKRILHLASFAGTSLPVVLWKALRRRHEVVMTVEPAAFCMPATLVASLLRRSKSWLHVQDFEVDAAFELGILKQPLLKRLVLAAEAFLMRRFNRVSSISPNMVFKLIQKGVAENRCAMLPNWVDCTIMRPLGPASSAGDGSNQKTALERGSDRLRIDPAAPSTPPEKVSALAGLRDSFGLPIDKCLAMYAGNIGAKQGLEIILETAREHADRTDLAFVICGTGAAHQELLQRSEGIGNIHWLPVQPLSRFNELMNCADIHLLPQRAGAADLVMPSKLTGMLATGRPIVACAAPGTQIADVVRGRGLVVLPDDVEAFSHAVIQLAESSDLRIRLGQAGREYAVNHLSRLAVLSKFESDLQTLVGDRNIQSNAVRQVTDVTPDTPDKPDESSDTTTRSRRPSNDPAASTLQAAVPR from the coding sequence GTGAATATCCTCCTGTACGGCTTGAACTACTCGCCAGAAGAAATCGGAATCGGTAAATACTCCGGCGAAATGGTTCAGTTCTTGGCCGATCAGGGACATCATGTGACCGTTGTCACGACGCCACCTTACTATCCCGATTGGAAGGTCGGCAAAGGATACAAAGCATGGGCCTACAAATCAGATATCTCTAATAACCGGTCTGGCGGCGAAGCTTCCGGAACCATCACCGTGATTCGCTGTCCGATTTGGGTTCCCAAACAAGTCAACGGACTTAAACGGATCTTGCATTTGGCGTCGTTCGCTGGCACCAGTCTTCCGGTTGTATTGTGGAAAGCCCTGCGAAGGCGTCATGAGGTGGTCATGACGGTCGAGCCGGCAGCATTCTGTATGCCGGCGACCTTGGTGGCATCATTGCTCCGTCGATCAAAATCTTGGCTTCATGTCCAAGACTTCGAAGTCGATGCCGCTTTTGAACTCGGTATTCTGAAACAACCGCTGTTGAAACGATTGGTGTTGGCGGCCGAAGCGTTTTTAATGCGTCGTTTTAACCGGGTCTCGAGTATCTCGCCCAACATGGTATTCAAGTTGATCCAGAAAGGGGTCGCCGAAAATCGATGCGCCATGCTTCCCAATTGGGTTGACTGCACCATCATGCGACCTTTGGGACCGGCTTCATCAGCGGGAGATGGCTCGAATCAGAAAACAGCACTAGAACGAGGTTCAGATCGGTTGCGTATCGATCCGGCAGCACCGTCTACGCCGCCAGAGAAGGTATCAGCGCTTGCGGGATTGCGAGACTCGTTTGGCCTACCGATTGATAAATGTCTCGCGATGTACGCTGGCAACATCGGCGCTAAACAGGGCTTGGAAATCATCCTGGAAACGGCCCGTGAGCACGCCGATCGAACCGATTTGGCGTTTGTGATCTGTGGGACAGGTGCGGCGCATCAAGAATTGCTGCAGCGTTCTGAAGGCATTGGAAACATTCACTGGTTGCCGGTCCAACCGCTCTCTCGATTTAACGAACTGATGAACTGCGCGGATATTCATCTGTTACCACAGAGGGCAGGGGCGGCGGATTTGGTGATGCCGTCAAAACTAACTGGGATGCTCGCCACCGGTCGCCCAATTGTTGCTTGTGCGGCGCCGGGGACACAAATTGCCGATGTGGTTCGGGGGCGAGGCCTCGTCGTACTTCCGGATGACGTAGAAGCATTCTCGCACGCCGTGATCCAACTGGCCGAATCATCCGACCTTCGTATCCGGCTCGGTCAAGCAGGACGCGAATACGCAGTCAATCACCTGAGCCGCTTAGCCGTGCTATCCAAATTCGAATCGGACCTTCAAACGTTGGTTGGTGATCGAAACATACAATCAAACGCTGTTCGTCAAGTCACGGATGTGACGCCCGATACACCGGACAAGCCGGACGAAAGTAGCGATACAACCACTCGTTCACGGCGGCCATCGAACGATCCGGCCGCTTCAACTCTCCAGGCAGCAGTTCCACGATGA
- a CDS encoding response regulator: MSNNDFIVVDDDEMELDIVKLVYSRSKLTNSLRVFSGGNSFLEFWERVERGEEKTPAFVLIDVRMPAINGFEVVENLRARPRLPDQPQVALCSNSSDIVDRQRAVEVGADMYVVKPKGIQEYVQFFDELADTAP, translated from the coding sequence ATGAGCAATAACGACTTCATCGTCGTCGATGACGACGAGATGGAGTTGGATATTGTCAAGCTCGTTTATTCTCGGTCCAAGCTCACCAATTCGCTGCGCGTTTTCAGTGGCGGCAATTCTTTCTTGGAATTTTGGGAGCGAGTCGAACGGGGCGAAGAGAAGACACCTGCGTTCGTGCTGATTGACGTCCGAATGCCGGCGATCAACGGATTCGAAGTCGTCGAAAACCTGCGTGCCCGTCCCCGGCTGCCCGACCAGCCTCAGGTCGCGCTATGTTCCAACAGTAGTGACATCGTCGATCGTCAACGCGCCGTCGAAGTCGGTGCGGACATGTACGTCGTCAAGCCCAAGGGCATCCAAGAGTACGTGCAATTCTTTGATGAACTGGCCGACACCGCGCCCTAG
- the cysS gene encoding cysteine--tRNA ligase gives MPNPDSKLRIYNTLTKTKEDFQPLNPPQVGIYLCGPTVYAESHIGHMVGPVIFDTIKRYLRYSGYEPTWVVNITDVDDKLINKSRERGLPVSQIATEMTADYLANLRELGVNQIDYMPRATDHMANIIAFIENLVDKGFAYAVEGDVFFDVAKDSSYGQLSNRNVDDQQGEGGGAAAKKRSAGDFALWKSAKPGEISWDSPWGKGRPGWHIECSAMSREILGETFDIHGGGLDLMFPHHENELAQSSCCHGKPMVKYWMHNGLMRAGAKGKVGGKSDRESTPEEEAEGKISRSKGAGGLSTLIRRHTGTRIRFFLLRTHYRSTILFNEEGLEEAGVALEGFYRLFDRFEEISKLSFYDDSLEPARTRKDGEFDPGDDALLKQVDEFRGKFITAMDDDLNTGLGVSVLFDWLRTMNRYLDESKLGPGADVTSTEVQSLIVAMRKMKELTNILGLFTKVPASGGGDEAAQELLDKTVHLLIDLRKEARERKDYATGDAIRNRLTEIGISLLDKKEGTTWETS, from the coding sequence GTGCCGAACCCTGATAGCAAGCTCCGAATCTACAACACGCTGACAAAAACCAAAGAAGATTTCCAGCCGTTGAATCCTCCGCAGGTCGGAATCTATCTGTGCGGTCCCACCGTTTACGCCGAAAGTCACATCGGTCACATGGTCGGCCCGGTGATCTTTGACACCATCAAACGCTACCTGCGATACAGCGGCTATGAGCCGACCTGGGTGGTCAACATCACCGACGTCGACGACAAGCTGATCAACAAAAGCCGCGAACGTGGTCTGCCGGTTTCCCAAATCGCCACCGAAATGACGGCGGACTATCTGGCTAACCTGCGCGAGCTGGGCGTCAACCAGATCGATTACATGCCACGGGCGACCGACCACATGGCAAACATCATCGCGTTCATCGAGAATCTGGTCGACAAAGGATTCGCCTACGCGGTCGAGGGGGACGTCTTTTTTGATGTCGCCAAAGATTCCAGCTACGGCCAATTGTCCAACCGAAACGTCGACGACCAGCAGGGCGAAGGCGGTGGTGCGGCGGCAAAGAAACGCTCTGCGGGCGATTTTGCACTTTGGAAATCCGCCAAGCCGGGCGAGATTTCCTGGGACAGCCCCTGGGGAAAGGGACGCCCAGGCTGGCACATCGAGTGCTCCGCGATGAGTCGCGAGATCCTGGGCGAGACCTTTGACATTCACGGCGGCGGCCTGGACTTGATGTTTCCGCACCACGAGAACGAACTCGCCCAAAGCAGTTGTTGCCACGGCAAGCCGATGGTCAAGTACTGGATGCACAACGGGCTGATGCGAGCCGGCGCGAAAGGCAAGGTCGGCGGGAAAAGCGATCGCGAATCAACTCCCGAAGAGGAAGCCGAAGGCAAGATCAGCCGATCAAAGGGAGCCGGCGGATTGAGCACTTTGATTCGTCGTCATACCGGTACACGGATTCGCTTTTTCTTGTTGCGAACACATTACCGCAGCACCATCCTGTTCAACGAAGAAGGCTTGGAAGAAGCCGGTGTCGCACTCGAAGGTTTCTATCGCTTGTTTGATCGCTTCGAGGAGATCAGCAAGCTGTCGTTTTATGACGACTCGCTCGAGCCCGCTCGCACACGAAAGGACGGCGAGTTTGATCCTGGCGATGACGCATTGCTGAAGCAAGTTGACGAGTTCCGTGGTAAGTTCATCACGGCGATGGACGATGATCTAAATACCGGCCTGGGCGTCAGCGTGCTATTCGATTGGCTACGAACGATGAATCGTTACTTGGACGAATCAAAGTTAGGACCGGGCGCGGATGTGACTTCAACCGAAGTCCAATCGCTGATCGTCGCGATGCGGAAGATGAAGGAACTGACCAACATCCTCGGATTGTTCACTAAGGTTCCGGCATCTGGCGGCGGTGACGAGGCGGCTCAGGAGTTGCTTGACAAAACCGTCCACTTGTTGATCGATCTTCGCAAAGAAGCGCGTGAACGCAAGGACTATGCAACTGGCGATGCGATCCGCAATCGCCTGACCGAAATCGGAATCTCGCTGCTCGACAAGAAAGAAGGCACCACCTGGGAAACCTCGTGA
- a CDS encoding sensor histidine kinase, protein MKIIWQIRWFSILLVLTTAVLIGAIVAYGYRRITRFQQVASLRQIRTTGELAIQNELRALVDSISLTAMFPTVKSALQNANGMQVDDVEGEDAALLIQQIFKTSIQYRDYFDQVRLIGTANGGKEVVRVDRKNGEIVVVRGDDLQPKGSRYYFDETMRLGAGEVFLSDIDLNREFGEIEIPHRPMLRIAAPVKDDAGTSIGIVVYNIRFNALVENVLHNDSDAYQYLITNDEGDYLLHPDSDRVFGFELGKRYRLQDDYPSASGLFPTLGGGERKETAPEEIALDKGHHQLVVDKFSLLPGVHPRQIVLGVLATNLIVSDSQTRVIQWATIATGLLVMVSLIVAYLSTNFLTRPLQQITLAARNIRARKSVEMLPVQRDDEIGTLARAFEAMVAEVKQSESDLRSTNHRLLEAIKDLEHFTHLAAHDLREPIRKQLNLLELLREQLPEADEELLIFYVSRIQRCADQMYRMVDDFRRLTRLSGGELTREPINFDQIIDTALHSFEEQLSCRGVEIKRDVFPSGLFGYPSLLEWLYNNLIANALRYVDRDGFEIAFTAEQAEETGWIFGVRNTGSTIPSSQLEEIFKMFRKADTGQEEASGIGLSLCRRIVDKHSGEIFAESGPDFTHLKFTLRKQHDREQNNEQ, encoded by the coding sequence ATGAAGATTATATGGCAAATTCGCTGGTTCTCGATCTTGTTGGTCCTGACGACCGCAGTTTTGATCGGGGCGATCGTCGCTTACGGTTATCGTCGGATTACCCGCTTTCAACAAGTTGCCAGTCTACGCCAGATCCGGACCACCGGAGAACTGGCGATCCAGAATGAATTGCGAGCACTCGTCGACAGTATCTCGCTCACCGCGATGTTTCCGACGGTGAAGTCGGCGTTGCAAAACGCAAACGGAATGCAAGTCGATGACGTCGAAGGGGAAGACGCAGCGTTACTGATCCAACAAATTTTTAAGACGTCGATTCAGTACCGTGACTACTTCGATCAAGTGCGGCTAATCGGAACGGCGAACGGGGGTAAGGAGGTCGTCCGGGTCGATCGAAAGAATGGGGAAATCGTTGTCGTCAGGGGCGACGATTTGCAACCCAAAGGTTCACGTTATTATTTCGACGAGACCATGCGTCTTGGTGCCGGCGAAGTCTTTCTTTCCGATATCGATCTCAATCGCGAATTTGGTGAGATCGAGATTCCCCATCGTCCGATGTTGCGGATCGCGGCACCGGTCAAGGATGACGCGGGAACTTCGATCGGAATCGTTGTTTATAACATTCGTTTTAATGCACTTGTCGAGAACGTGCTGCACAACGACTCTGATGCCTATCAGTATCTGATTACCAATGATGAGGGGGATTATTTACTACACCCCGATTCCGATCGCGTCTTCGGATTTGAGCTTGGAAAACGCTACCGATTACAAGATGACTACCCATCGGCATCGGGTTTGTTTCCCACGCTTGGCGGTGGCGAAAGAAAGGAGACGGCACCTGAAGAAATTGCTCTCGACAAAGGGCATCATCAACTGGTCGTCGACAAGTTTTCTTTGTTGCCGGGAGTCCATCCGAGGCAGATCGTTTTGGGCGTCTTGGCGACCAACTTGATCGTATCGGATTCCCAAACACGCGTGATCCAGTGGGCGACCATCGCAACCGGACTGCTGGTGATGGTGTCGTTGATCGTGGCCTATTTGTCGACCAATTTTCTGACGCGACCGCTACAGCAAATCACGCTTGCGGCGAGGAACATTCGCGCCCGAAAGTCGGTCGAGATGCTACCGGTTCAGCGCGACGATGAAATTGGTACGCTCGCCCGCGCGTTCGAGGCGATGGTCGCAGAGGTGAAGCAGTCCGAGTCAGATTTGCGTAGCACCAACCATCGATTGCTTGAAGCGATCAAGGATTTAGAGCACTTTACCCATTTGGCGGCCCACGATCTACGCGAGCCAATTCGCAAACAACTGAATTTACTCGAGCTATTGCGAGAGCAGTTACCCGAAGCCGACGAAGAATTATTGATCTTTTACGTCAGCCGAATTCAACGATGCGCGGATCAAATGTACAGGATGGTGGACGATTTTCGGCGTCTGACCAGGCTGTCTGGGGGAGAATTGACGCGTGAACCGATTAATTTTGACCAGATTATTGACACCGCACTGCACAGTTTCGAGGAACAATTGAGTTGTCGCGGTGTGGAAATTAAGCGTGATGTGTTTCCTTCCGGATTGTTCGGCTATCCTTCCCTTCTAGAATGGCTGTACAATAATCTGATCGCGAATGCACTGCGATACGTCGATCGAGATGGTTTCGAAATCGCGTTCACCGCCGAGCAGGCGGAGGAAACTGGATGGATTTTTGGAGTTAGAAATACAGGCTCGACAATCCCGTCGAGTCAGCTTGAGGAGATCTTCAAGATGTTCCGCAAAGCTGACACCGGACAGGAGGAGGCATCCGGGATTGGGCTGAGTTTGTGTCGGCGAATTGTCGATAAACACTCCGGCGAGATTTTCGCTGAATCTGGACCGGATTTCACCCACTTGAAATTCACGCTAAGAAAACAACATGATCGAGAACAAAATAATGAGCAATAA
- a CDS encoding VanZ family protein: MKRHAVRPTDHQRFTIAWIWCIATLMLATYTLLKPSTSAQDLFGLPNSFVQWLDKNYNLRTFIMTFLIGIGPALCLAGQNYNRIRRIILTVILAVLVGLEFCQIAIPTRGFSWPDVFYTVGGVIVCEMLAIGIVLYWHGNGLEHLVFGSDRTAARNKRFFAWACIVLILMQLALVFGSSYLPNVSLAILPTWLAEWLRV, translated from the coding sequence ATGAAACGTCACGCCGTTCGTCCTACGGATCATCAACGTTTTACGATTGCTTGGATCTGGTGCATCGCAACACTGATGCTTGCGACCTATACGCTGCTAAAACCCAGCACATCGGCGCAAGACCTTTTCGGCTTACCCAACTCGTTCGTTCAATGGCTCGATAAGAACTACAACTTACGCACGTTTATCATGACGTTCCTGATCGGCATTGGGCCAGCCCTTTGCCTTGCCGGTCAAAATTACAATCGAATCCGCCGAATCATCCTGACAGTGATCTTGGCGGTTTTAGTTGGCTTGGAATTTTGCCAGATAGCAATCCCGACGCGTGGCTTTAGCTGGCCGGATGTGTTTTACACTGTTGGTGGAGTGATCGTCTGTGAAATGCTTGCCATTGGGATCGTCCTGTACTGGCATGGCAACGGGTTAGAGCATCTTGTGTTTGGCTCTGACCGAACGGCGGCACGCAACAAGCGATTTTTTGCTTGGGCATGCATTGTCCTGATCTTGATGCAGCTGGCGCTTGTTTTCGGATCCAGCTATCTCCCCAATGTTTCTTTGGCAATTCTGCCGACGTGGCTGGCAGAGTGGCTCCGCGTCTAG
- a CDS encoding glycosyltransferase gives MSVSLSESRTDRQAFASESTRTSRHAKGPKVLHIMPTMNPSYGGPCQGVRNLVPPMDRLGTTSEVVSFDPPENDFSPSDPFVTHCLGSGRGPWSYNRSYRPWLEANACNYDVLIIHGDWLYQSIATIRSLAKLRKHRPAVDLPKVYAMPHGMLDPWFQRDASRRIKAIRNWIYWKVFEHRVIEESDGVLFTCHQELELARIPFRPYRPKLEIDVGYGVPRPPAADEEKRQAFLRHCPELDDRPYLLFLSRIDPKKGIDLLIRAYAAVSAEFPVDTRIPALVIAGPDGSAYAREMKRLAGELGLTKPSDHNRNHAAVQFTGMLKGDAKWGAFYGCDAFVLPSHQENFGIAVAEALACGSPVLISNQVNIFVEIQNAKAGLIFDDNFEGTCDSLRQWLSLTPAERTAYRTSATACYQRYFSVDGAAKQFFEAIAGAT, from the coding sequence ATGTCGGTTTCATTGTCTGAATCGCGCACGGATCGGCAAGCATTCGCAAGCGAATCAACCCGAACATCGCGACATGCCAAGGGCCCCAAGGTCCTGCATATCATGCCGACGATGAATCCATCGTATGGTGGCCCATGCCAGGGTGTCCGCAATTTGGTTCCACCGATGGATCGGCTGGGAACAACCAGCGAAGTCGTATCGTTCGATCCACCGGAAAATGATTTTTCGCCGTCCGATCCTTTCGTAACACATTGCTTAGGGTCGGGTCGTGGGCCATGGTCGTACAACCGATCCTATCGCCCCTGGCTCGAAGCGAATGCCTGCAACTATGACGTGTTGATCATCCATGGCGACTGGTTGTACCAATCGATCGCGACGATCAGGTCGTTGGCAAAACTGCGGAAGCATCGGCCGGCAGTCGACCTCCCGAAAGTCTACGCAATGCCACACGGCATGCTTGACCCTTGGTTTCAACGGGATGCGTCGCGACGCATCAAAGCGATCCGGAATTGGATCTACTGGAAGGTCTTTGAACATCGTGTGATCGAAGAAAGCGACGGAGTATTGTTCACATGCCATCAGGAACTCGAACTCGCCCGGATTCCCTTTCGCCCTTATCGCCCCAAATTAGAAATCGATGTTGGCTACGGTGTCCCTCGTCCGCCGGCGGCTGATGAAGAAAAACGGCAAGCGTTTCTTCGGCATTGCCCTGAACTTGACGACCGACCCTACCTGCTGTTCCTCAGTCGAATCGATCCCAAAAAAGGCATCGACTTGTTAATTCGCGCCTATGCCGCGGTCAGTGCTGAATTCCCGGTCGATACACGCATCCCAGCTTTGGTCATCGCGGGTCCCGATGGTTCCGCCTATGCTCGGGAAATGAAACGTCTGGCTGGTGAACTGGGTTTGACCAAACCGTCAGACCACAACCGAAATCACGCGGCCGTCCAGTTCACCGGGATGCTGAAAGGCGACGCTAAGTGGGGCGCGTTTTATGGTTGTGATGCGTTCGTTCTTCCCAGTCATCAAGAGAATTTTGGCATCGCAGTCGCCGAAGCACTTGCCTGCGGTTCACCGGTATTGATTTCCAATCAAGTGAATATTTTTGTGGAGATACAAAACGCAAAAGCCGGTTTGATTTTCGACGATAACTTCGAAGGCACCTGCGACTCACTGCGGCAATGGCTTTCGCTAACACCGGCAGAACGCACCGCCTATCGAACCTCTGCGACAGCATGCTATCAACGGTACTTCTCGGTTGACGGAGCCGCCAAACAATTCTTTGAAGCGATCGCCGGGGCCACTTGA